The genomic interval CAACCAAATTAACGAAACCGAGTTTCGCCTCAACCAGGCCGCGAAAGAGCTGAAAGATTTTGAGGCCAAGCTCGCTAAGGCCGAAGCCGACTACGAAAACGTACGCACTGGCACCGTGGCCCGGCTTCAGTATCTCCAGCGGCAGCAGGGCAGCGAGGGCTGGGCTGTGCTACTGCAAAGCCAGAACTTTAATGAGTTTCTAGACCGCCAGTACCAGCTCAAGCGGGTTTACGCCTCCGATCGCCAGGTGCTGGCCGACCTCAAGGCCCAGGCCGAAGCCATTCAAAAACAAAAGGCCGCCGTCGAAGAAAAGCGCAACCAGGTTGCTCTCCTACGCCAGCAGCTGCTCTCCCAAAAGCAACAGTACGAAGCCGAGGCCAGCGAAGAAAAGCAGCTAATCTCTCGTTTGAGGGATCGTCGCGGGGCCCTAGAAGCCGCTGAGGCCCAGCTTGCCCGCGACTCAGAGCAGATTGCTGGCCTGATTCGCCAAAAAATTGCCGCCAGCACGGGGGTAATTCGCGGCACCGGGCGATTTGTCTTTCCCGCCAATGCCAATATTTCCAGCGGGTTTGGCAACCGGGTACACCCCATTTTGGGCTACAGCCGCTTCCACGGTGGGATAGATTTTTCGGCCAGCTATGGCAGCACCATTCACGCCGCCGACTCGGGCCGGGTAATTTTCTCAGGCTGGTATGGGGGCTACGGCCAAGCGGTGATCATCGACCACGGTGGCGGGCTCAGCACCCTCTATGCCCACTCCAGCCGTCTGTTTGTTAGCGAAGGGCAGTCGGTGCAGCAAGGTCAGGCGATCGCCGCTGTCGGCTCAACCGGCCTCTCCACCGGGCCACACCTGCACTTTGAAGTGCGGCAGAACGGCAATCCGGTGAATCCGGCGGGGTATTTGTAGAAAGTGAGAGAGTAGGGGGTAGGGAGTTTGTTGTAGGTTCAATCACCCGAACTCATCCACCCCTTACCTCCTACTCCCTACAGTTTTTAGCCTAGGCTCTTTTTCAAATGAGCCATAATGCGAGCCTTGCGGGGATCTTCGCTCTTGGCGGGAGTGACGCCGGCGAAGTTGATCTTGCTGGTTAGGGCAAGGTGCTGCTTAATTTGATCTTTACTAGCCACGAAGATACCTCAGAGAAACGAACAGGGAAAGCCTAAACGACCAAGGCACAGACCCTGGCAGTTCAGCCTGGGAATGGCATCCCAAAATATTCTCCCTATAGACAATTTAATGCATGTGTCCAGGGTTACTGCAAACTCCTGCAATCAATGGCTAGATAGCAGTGGTCGGCACAGGCGTTGCGCCCAACCTCTAGCGCGGTGTCTGAAACCCTAAGGCTGCGGTAAGAGCGATCGCGCTCGACTAGCTCATTCTCAAAACAGTGAATGAGGTTGAGACCGTAACCTGGGGCGGCGAGGGCGGCTTTGCCATATTTGAGTTTGTGCCACTGTGTTTCTCCGGTTCTCGTCTGATTAGGAGAGCTGCTGTTTGAGCGACAGACCCTAATTTGATTTCTTTTTAGGATTAACCCTGCCCTCCTCAAATTTCTCTGATTTAGGTTGAAAACACTTTAAAGCTAAGCTTATACCCCGCTTAATCTATTACTAAAATTACGAATCAGACCGTTCATGGCCCCAATGGCAGCGTTGAATAATTGGGTCTTAGCTGGTAAATTTTAGAGCAGACAGCTGCAAATCTCGCTTGAACCACGAGTGTTCAAGCACAAGCCATAAGTTTTCCTAATACAAATCATAGATGATTTATGGACCGAGTTACTCTTAACCCTAGAGTCAGAGGGTAGAATTTAGCTTGATTTTCAGCTTTGGACGGCATCATGCATTATGGCAGACTCTGGAACTTCTCCGATTAGTGAAAACTTTGATTCTTTACCCCGTGAGGTTAGGGTTGATAACCTCCGCAACGTTCTAGAAACCCTGCAAATTGCCGACGAAATCGCCAAACAGGGCTATCTAATCACCAGCTCAGAACTGGCCGATTTGATGGATGTGAACGCCAGCGCCGTGACGAGCCGAGGCGAGTTTTGGGCCTGGCGCAACTGGTCAGTGTCGCGAGTGCGGCGCGAAGGTAACCAAATTCTTTGGCAGATTGAGCGTATCGACTAGAAACTTTAGACTGAGGAATTTAAACTTTGGCGGTGGACTGTGACTCGCTGCTGGTGATGCTTGGCGACTCTCGTGCCACTTTTCAACCTTCAGAAAAAGTCCCGCTCACCGCCGCCCCTCATCTCCCCATCCACTCTCGCAGCACCGGCAACACTGGGCAGGGGTTCGCCGCCTGCACATTCTCTGGCTTGCTCCAGGTAAACGGGGCCTGCTGGGCCGCAGACATCCACAACAGGCGCTTGGCGCGGGTCATGGCGACGTAGAGCAGCCGGTATTCTTCAGCCGCTTTGAGGTGCTTGGCCTGCTCCCAGGCCGAAATAATGTCAGGAATTTCGCCTTGCCCTGGGGCGAAACCGGCGTGGGCGTGGGCGCGAATCTGCGCCCGGGCCACCTCCGCCAGGGTAAAGTCGCCCAAAAATTCGCCCTGGGGTGGCACCCACAGGGTACCGGGGATGGTTTTGTCGTGGAGAAAGGGCAGAAACACGACGTCCCAGTCGAGCCCCTTGGCCTTGTGCATGGTAATCAGGGTGAGCTGGCCGGGGCGAGTGTAGAGCGAGTCAGTATCTTCGGTGTCGACAGCAGTGAAGCGCTCGGAGCCAACAATGTCTTGCAGCACGGCGATCGCCGCCGCCAGCGTATCGTCATTGCGAATTTGCTGGCTGACGCGGGCGGCGAGTTTGTCGGCGGTGGCCAGCTCGCTCTGGTTGTAGCCCAGGGTGAGCCCAATGAAGGAGAACAGGCTGTAGGGAGGCAGTTCGAGGCGCGATCGCAGCAGTCCGGCGCAGTACCGCCGCGCGATTCGCGCCGCTTCCGTGTCGGGCGGCGCATCCAGCGGGCCAGGGTAGAGAAACTGCTCAGGAGCCTGGGCCAAGGCGTTGAGGTCTTGGGTGGGCACTCGCTGGCGATCGACCAGCACCCGCAGCGCCCCCTTGAGCCGGTCGGCGGAGTGGGGCCGCTCGATAAATTGCAGCAGAGTGAGCATTTCTTCGGGTACCTGAGTTTGGCGGTCTTGCTCCCCCACGTCGTAGAACTTCAGCCCCATGGCCGGCAGGTCGACACCACCGACCAGATCAGGATCGCGCAGCAGGTTGCCAACAAATTGTCCCTGTCGACCCTCCCGCATGAGAATGGCAAAGCTAGTTTCAGGGTTCGCAGCGTAGAGCTCGCTGACCCGCTGGGTAATCAGCTTGACGGAGTCTAGCGTGGTTGGCGGCGAGAGAATTTCTACCCCAGCCCCCAGCGGCTCTGGGTTGGCCCCAAGTTGAGGGTCATCGGGGTCTACAGGGGCGATCGCCTGGTTGCGAAAAGGAGTCTCCGGCCCAGCCACCTGCGCTTGGTTAACCCAGGCCAGCATGCGGTTGGCAGCGGCCATAATAATCCCGCTGCTGCGTCCGGCCTGATCCATTGTCACCAGGCGGCCCTGGCGGCGGCAATCGTCGCAGAACTGGTTGAAGAAAACCGGGTCTGCCGGAGTAAACGTAGAATTGATCGCCTGATTCGGGTCGCCCACCCGCACTAGATTGGGCTCCCCATGCGGATCGTCAGGATCGGCCGCCAGCAGGGTCAATAACCGAGTCTGCAACGGCGAAGAATCCTGCGCTTCGTCTTCAAACACGGCGAAGGTGCGTCCCTGCCAAAAGCGGCGGCTGTCAGGGTCATCTAGGGTACGCAGGGCACCCAAAATCATGTCGTCGTAGTCAATCCAGCCCCGCTGGGAGAGCAGGGTTTGGTAGCGATCGTACAGACCGGCCGCAATGGTGAGCACGTCGTAGTCTTCAACATCTCCCGGCAGAAAGTGGTTGACGTTTTGGGCCAGATCCAGAAGGGCAGCGGGCATCAGCCCCGAGCTTTTAGCTTCGCGAATTACCGTGTGGGCTAGGCTGGGCAGCACCTCGGTGCGCAATACCGACTGCCGCCTGAGCTGCTCGGTTTCTTCGCCGTCAAACTGTCGCCCTTCGATCAGGCGGTAGTAGGAGTTGGGGTTGGCCACAATCCACTGCTCCACGCAGGCCCGCAGAATACGGTTATTTTGGGAGGGCGAAACCAGCGTCAGCGTGTCTAGGTTCAGGTTGGAGAGTTCAGGGTTGCGGGTGGCGATGCTAAGGGCTAGCCCGTGCAACGTCGAGACCGTAAAGCTGGTCTGGGGCAGCCCGAGAGCCTTCAAGTGGCCGCGCACCTTGGCCTTGAGGTTGGCCGCCGCCGATCGCGTAAAGGTAACCAGCACCAGCTGACGGTTGAGATGAAGCTGGTGGCGGGCGATCGCGATCGCCGCCGCCGCCGCCATGCC from Nodosilinea sp. FACHB-141 carries:
- a CDS encoding murein hydrolase activator EnvC, which codes for MLRTHPFSSAPTRRPVAVAWGRWLSLGLALVLISWLALTAFPNAQAAPPELMAQSIQDLQNKQKTLEQQRDELQQQQTELQNRQATSESTLKGLENSIVYTANQINETEFRLNQAAKELKDFEAKLAKAEADYENVRTGTVARLQYLQRQQGSEGWAVLLQSQNFNEFLDRQYQLKRVYASDRQVLADLKAQAEAIQKQKAAVEEKRNQVALLRQQLLSQKQQYEAEASEEKQLISRLRDRRGALEAAEAQLARDSEQIAGLIRQKIAASTGVIRGTGRFVFPANANISSGFGNRVHPILGYSRFHGGIDFSASYGSTIHAADSGRVIFSGWYGGYGQAVIIDHGGGLSTLYAHSSRLFVSEGQSVQQGQAIAAVGSTGLSTGPHLHFEVRQNGNPVNPAGYL
- a CDS encoding ATP-dependent helicase — protein: MTTAAPVDREAALQEIRAGLRRGQQALADWENGRLAVSAVPGSGKSTGMAAAAAIAIARHQLHLNRQLVLVTFTRSAAANLKAKVRGHLKALGLPQTSFTVSTLHGLALSIATRNPELSNLNLDTLTLVSPSQNNRILRACVEQWIVANPNSYYRLIEGRQFDGEETEQLRRQSVLRTEVLPSLAHTVIREAKSSGLMPAALLDLAQNVNHFLPGDVEDYDVLTIAAGLYDRYQTLLSQRGWIDYDDMILGALRTLDDPDSRRFWQGRTFAVFEDEAQDSSPLQTRLLTLLAADPDDPHGEPNLVRVGDPNQAINSTFTPADPVFFNQFCDDCRRQGRLVTMDQAGRSSGIIMAAANRMLAWVNQAQVAGPETPFRNQAIAPVDPDDPQLGANPEPLGAGVEILSPPTTLDSVKLITQRVSELYAANPETSFAILMREGRQGQFVGNLLRDPDLVGGVDLPAMGLKFYDVGEQDRQTQVPEEMLTLLQFIERPHSADRLKGALRVLVDRQRVPTQDLNALAQAPEQFLYPGPLDAPPDTEAARIARRYCAGLLRSRLELPPYSLFSFIGLTLGYNQSELATADKLAARVSQQIRNDDTLAAAIAVLQDIVGSERFTAVDTEDTDSLYTRPGQLTLITMHKAKGLDWDVVFLPFLHDKTIPGTLWVPPQGEFLGDFTLAEVARAQIRAHAHAGFAPGQGEIPDIISAWEQAKHLKAAEEYRLLYVAMTRAKRLLWMSAAQQAPFTWSKPENVQAANPCPVLPVLREWMGR